The following DNA comes from Candidatus Bipolaricaulota bacterium.
CTCCAAGGCGTTCGGAGTGATCGGCGGGCACGTTTCCGGGAGCGAGGACCTGCGCAAGTTCGCGCTGAACAAGTCCCGCAGCTGGCTGCTGAGCGGGGCTGTTCCCCCGGGAGTGGCGGCGGCGTGCATCGCGGCGATCGACGTCCTCGAGACCGAGCCGCAGTGGCTGGAATCCCTGTGGGACAACCGCAATTACTTCCTCGATAAGGTGAAGGACCTTGGGTTCGACACCGGAAACACCGAGACCCCGATCATCCCGATCATGTGCGGGAAGAGCGAAACAGCCAAGGCCCTTGCCGATTTCGTGTGGGAGAAGGGAATCTACGTCCTGCCGATCGTCTACCCGATGGTGGCGCGGGACAAGGCCCGCATCCGGGTGCAGATCTCGGCCCGCCACACCAAGGACCAGCTCGACCAGGCGATCGCGGCGTTCAAGGAAGGCGGGGAAAAGCTCGGCCTGATCTAGGGGGCGCAGGTGAAAAAGAGGATTTCCACTGACCGTGCGCCCGCGGCGGTCGGGCCGTACTCGCAGGGGATCGCGGCAGGCGGGTTCATCTTCGTCTCCGGCCAGCTCCCGGCGACCGCGGACGGGGAGCTCATCACCGCTGACCCCAAAGCCGCGGCGCGCCAGGCGCTCGCCAACGTGCGCGCGGTGCTGGAGGCGGCCGGGGCAAGGATGGACGATGTGGTCAAAGTCACGGTCTACCTCGCTGACATCGCCGACTTCGGGGCGATGAACGAGGTGTACAAAGAGTTCTTCTCCGAGCCGTACCCGGCGCGAGCCGCGGTCGCGGTGAAGGCGCTTCCCAAGGGCGCGCCGCTCGAGATCGAGGCGATCGCTGTCAGGAAGTGAATAAGCGTTCCAGATGACAGACAAATTGAATCCAGTTAGACCGAAGCTCGTTCCCCCACTCGATGAGGGGTTCTCCCCGGCAGTGCTGGCCGGGCGCGCGTTCCAAACAGGAGTGGAAGATTCGGGGCGGGGTACATCCTTGGTGTTTGCACTGGAACGACCGGATGGGTCCATCTCACGCTACGAGACAAATGCCTTTCCTGCCGATCATCCGCGGGCAGGAGCGAACCTGACATATGCCGAGCGGATCTTTAAATTCCTGCTTTGGCAGCGTGGCGGATGGAGAGCCTATGTGGGAGGTCCAAGAAGCATCGGCGACTATATCAAGAGGTGTTACGCGCCGGGCGGGGTGCGGAAGTTCGACTACCGCTTTGTCGAGAGGGTCTATGAGAAACCACTTGAGGTAGTTCCTTGCGGCGTTTCCGAAGTTCCACAAGAAAAGGAGGCAGGAACTCCGCTCGGACGCCACCTCGATGGATATCGCATCGGTTTCGACCTTGGGGCCTCTGATCTCAAGGTGGCCGCTGTCGCCAATGGGAAACCTATATTCAGCGAAGAGATAGTGTGGGAACCATCCGAACAAAAGAATCCAGAATACCATTACAAGCACATTATCGCCGCGCTTCGAAAAGCGGCGGCGAAGCTCCCGCGGGTGGACGCGATCGGCGGGAGCGCCGCTGGAGTCTACGTCAATAATAGGGTGAGAGTGGCATCCTTGTTCCGCAGTATTCCCGCTGAACGATACGACGAAGTTCGAGATCTGTTTCTCCGCATCCGTGAGGAAATGGGAGTACCTCTGGTAATCGTCAACGACGGTGAGGTGGCCGCGCTCGCCGGATCGATGTCCCTCAACGAAAACGGTGTCCTCGGCATCGCTCTGGGATCAAGCGAAGCTGTCGGCTATGTAAACACAGAAGGGAACATCACCGGTTGGCTAAACGAATTGGCGTTCGCCCCGATCGATTACTCTCCCGACGCCCCCATCGACGAATGGTCAGGCGACCGGGGATGCGGGGTCTCTTACCTCTCACAACAGGGTGTGTTCCGGCTCGCACAAAAAGCCGGAATAGAACTCCCTCAGGATGTCACAAATGCAGAGAGACTCAAGTTCGTGCAAGGCAAGCTTGCGGCGGGAGACGA
Coding sequences within:
- a CDS encoding aminotransferase class I/II-fold pyridoxal phosphate-dependent enzyme, with amino-acid sequence SKAFGVIGGHVSGSEDLRKFALNKSRSWLLSGAVPPGVAAACIAAIDVLETEPQWLESLWDNRNYFLDKVKDLGFDTGNTETPIIPIMCGKSETAKALADFVWEKGIYVLPIVYPMVARDKARIRVQISARHTKDQLDQAIAAFKEGGEKLGLI
- a CDS encoding RidA family protein, which codes for MKKRISTDRAPAAVGPYSQGIAAGGFIFVSGQLPATADGELITADPKAAARQALANVRAVLEAAGARMDDVVKVTVYLADIADFGAMNEVYKEFFSEPYPARAAVAVKALPKGAPLEIEAIAVRK
- a CDS encoding ROK family protein yields the protein MTDKLNPVRPKLVPPLDEGFSPAVLAGRAFQTGVEDSGRGTSLVFALERPDGSISRYETNAFPADHPRAGANLTYAERIFKFLLWQRGGWRAYVGGPRSIGDYIKRCYAPGGVRKFDYRFVERVYEKPLEVVPCGVSEVPQEKEAGTPLGRHLDGYRIGFDLGASDLKVAAVANGKPIFSEEIVWEPSEQKNPEYHYKHIIAALRKAAAKLPRVDAIGGSAAGVYVNNRVRVASLFRSIPAERYDEVRDLFLRIREEMGVPLVIVNDGEVAALAGSMSLNENGVLGIALGSSEAVGYVNTEGNITGWLNELAFAPIDYSPDAPIDEWSGDRGCGVSYLSQQGVFRLAQKAGIELPQDVTNAERLKFVQGKLAAGDERAVKIWQSIGIYAGYAIAHYADFYTLRHVLLLGRVTSGEGGRLILEWASKVLRSEFPDLASRIDLHLPDEKSRRVGQAVAAASLPAVD